TCAAAAAAACTACCAATTTCGACTCCATACTATCTAATGTAACTTAAAcaacttattttttctaaaaGCTCACGTAAAACACAATTGGGATTGATTTATGAAAAACTTATCAAATTCAAAGTTGTGGAAGAGATGATTGAATGGATTGAGAACCTTTTCATGAAATCAAGTAGAATGCAGAGAGAATCTCGAATGGAAAAGAAAAAGCTTGAATGGAAGAAGATCCCCATTTGGATGATTATGAAGTTTAGTGAGTTTTGAGACAAATGAAGGAGGAAAAGCGGAGGTTTTGGCGTGTGTTAAACTATTCACCATGTCCTGAGATGTATCTCCATACCATCCTAGTGAATTTTGAATTTATGGCGTATATGGAGATGTATCTACGGACTCACCATTTATTCATACTAAAATGCATATGCGGATTAAATTTTGGCATAATAGAGTGCCTCATTAATTCGCTCTGAAAATGGCTTTTAAAAGACGCCTACGAAAATGCATCTCCTAAGACTACGGGCAGTTGAGACTTTTTTGCAGTGGTGGGGAGAACATATAAGTGTGAAAAAAGCAAACcccatatttttttttactttgtgtCTCCTTGCAATTTTACCATAATAACATCCCACAACTTTTATTATTTCAATTGTCGCTTTTCGGAAATTTTGAAAACTTTAAATTTTTATcgcatttttgaaatttcttaatGATATTTTACAAATAAGAGTTTTTTCTAttaaatttatgtatttatatGAGAAATTTGAATTTATATTAGATTTTTcacgaattttttttttttaccaacatttcaaaatatccaataaaaatcaatttttttcaggTATTTTTATCGGTATTTTTGAAAAATACGATATCTTACATGCGTTTTAATCAGCATTTTTGAAATTATAGATAAAAAAAGCATACATTCAtgtcaataattttaaaaatggtcATGAAATGCATGTATGATATAGCATTTTTCAAAAATGCCGCTAATACATGATCATTTCTGGATTTCTAAAAGATCAGGTtgctcatttttttaaaaaatggataaaattttcatacataaattttttaaaaatgccgataaaaaatcattttaaatgacctatcaaatttttttattagcCAATCAAATATTTTGGGCAAGAAATTTTTTACAACACTTTGGTAATGAATAAAATGAgaaagatattttttatattagaaaaaaatggaGAGGttccaaaaatatataaatgtggAAATGTGAGGTCCTAATGGAAGAGATTTAAATGTGGAAATGTGCAAAAATCAGACTTCGATTTCCATAATGACGTCAATGTTTTGTAGTGGAACCAGAGCTGATTGGCGAATGAAGAAGCAGAGCTTGCTATAGAGGACTTGAGCTTCTGATGCAATGAAGAGAGGGTTGACCTGTAAGATTAGCACTTCAACGCCGAAGTCAATAAGATAGTGAGAAAAGATGTGTGAGTGAGGATGGTTTTGAATACCGGAAAAATAATACGTCTTTCCTTTTAGATAGGAGaaacaaataacaataaaaaatatagagTGAGACACTCGGATTAATCTAAAAGATCAACAAAACTCTAATGGACAAAATTGTCTGCTTGCTCTATTGTCTTTGTTGTATTATTGGATTTTTTTTGTCTTAAGCCTAATGAACGGCCCAAATACAATAACTAAGTCTTTaacaactagtaacaaacccgtgcatacgcacgggttctgttcggttacgcgCATTTAgataaatcatttattttaaataaaaatgttttaaaaaaaattatataaataattgattattccatatataaaaatatttagatcaataataaattttttcccgtatatcatttttagattaaaaatatttaatcataaataccatttctcgtatataaaaatatttaaatcaataacagatttttttcccgtatacagacttcatttttgtttaggtatcatatacaaaaatatttggatcaattataaattttgtatataaaaataattagatcaataataaatttcctccgtataccatttttaaataaaaaatatttgaatcataaataccatttttcgtaaataatagattttttttctgtatacaaatattatttttgtttagatatcatttacaaaaatatttggataaatattaaatttttgtaaataaaaatatttagatcaataatatgtTTTTTACCGTATACCagtttttgatcaaaaatatttgatcataaatacagtttctcgtataaaaaaatatttttaaaattttctcgtatataaaataatttaaaatattcaggtcaaataagggtattttggacttttccacaaccattaattttcttatattatagatgatagattttttttagaagaaataagtgaaaaagtgatgaaagagaaaaaaaatagagtacAGAGAATGATTTGATAAGtttgttaaaacataaaatatagaTGATATAGTgttgtggaagaaagaagtgaaaaagtgatgaaagagaaaaaaaataaagaatagagagagatttgatatgtttgataaaatatagagttgtattattttaatactccctccgtcccaaaataagtgtcacatttactttttaggttcattgaatatttaatgtatctagtctgtaTAGAGACCatatacattaaatattcaatgaatctaaaaagtaaatgtgacacttattttgggacagagggagtaataaaattaagaattttatggtagaaacaccaaaaaaccacaattttaatgtggtggcaaaaaatcgaataagggtattttggacttttccacaaccattaattttcttatattatagatgatagattttttttggaagaaagaagtgaaaaagtgatgaaagagaaaaaaaaatagagaatagagagagatttgatatgtttgatagaatatagagttgtattattttaataataaaattaagaattttatggtagaaagaccaaaaaaccacaattttaatgtggtggcaaaaaatcaaataaggatattttagacttttccacaaccactaATTTTCTTACATTAtagatgatagattttttttggaagaaagaagttaaaaagtgatgaaagagaaaaaaatagagaacagAGAATGATTTGatatgtttgataaaatatagagttgtattattttaataataaaattaagaattttatggtagaaagaccaaaaaaccacaattttaatgtggtggcaaaaaatcaaataagggtattttggacttttccacaatcattaattttcttatattatagatacacATTGATGTGTTTGCTATCTTAGAAAGAAAGTGAAAACTAATTTAGCttataaaaatttcaaacaaaagttAATATACCACTTTCAACAATACACACTAATGTGTTTGGTATCTttgaaagaaggaaaaaaaaattgacttttaaaaatttcaatcaaaattaataaaatataaatattcttTCACCTGCTTTATGAAAAGAGAGTCTTCTAAGTTACACACGGCATATTATAAGTCATAACATCAAACCTCCTTCGTGGTATTTAATACCATAAAATAGCATCTTTGTAGTACTCATCTTGTTCCCTCCTACCTATAGTTTCTTTGTTATTTCGTTGAGTCATAAAATCAAATTGTTATATAAGAAAGTTTATTCCCAAGCTTCTCACAAATATTTTTACTAAAAAGAACAAACAAGACTCTGATTGAAGGACCAGCATCATCATCATGGCACTCCCAACCACCATAATCGGCCCTCAATACTGTGCTCCGTATCCGCTTGATCTCGCCGTCGTGAAAAAGGTTTTGACAATTTCAGACGGAAACTTCGCCGTTACTGATGTCAACGGCAACATCGTCTTCAAAGTTAAAGGCTCTCTCTTAACCCTCCGTGACCGCCGTGTCTTGCTTGATGCTGCAGGTTACCCCATCATCACCTTACGTCGCAAGGTTCTACTTTGTTCTCTTGTATTTCTTTTAGGTTCCACTTtgttctcttttatttcttttatctaATGTCTCTGCACACCTACCAACTTGTCTGATTTAAATGTACAGATAGTGACTATGCATGATAGCTGGGAAGCTTATAGGGGTGAAAGCACAAATGCAAAAAATCTTATATTTACATTGAAGAGATCATCTCTAATCCAGTTTAAGACCAAACTAGATGTGTTTTTAGCTAGTAACACAAAAAAACATGTTTGTGATTATAAAATCAAAGGTAGTTGGTTGAAACGATCTTGCAAAGTTTATGCTGGTGAATCTAACAACATTGTTGCCAAGgtaattagtttttttaactaACTTTTCAGTATGATTAATTTTCACTTAAGTATATAGTGCTAATCTAATTATAAATCAATTTTTGTTATTGCAGATGCACAAAAAGCACACTGTTAAGAGTATTTTGATTGGTAAAGACCATTTCATGGTTACAGTTTATCCTAATGTTGATTACGCTTTCATAGTAGCGTTAATCGTGATTCTTGACGAGATTAACGCTGATGAAGAGAAGGTTTGATTAGTAGATTAATGTTTCATATTCATCAAATACTTCTATTTCAAGGAAAAATACTAGTGTACTTTAAAATTGCTGTATGAATATATTCAATAAAAATTGCTGTATTGATCAAAATGTATACAACAGTCGACAATTATCTCGCTTCGAGCCAATCAGATAGTGCACTCTTCATTGATAGCCTCTTCTTGTAAATCATTCTCCCATTGTACCAATATCTACTAATATGAGATGTTCCTTTTATGATCTTACGAGTTGCAAGGACTTTGCAACAGATGCATCACTGGTCTCATTTCAATAAATGTAAATGGTAGAGGTCGGTATGCTGCAGAAGCATTATCCCTATCAGATACAATAGATCTTGGGATACCATGTAGTTTCACTATGTTGCTCATGAAGGATTCAACAACTGACTTGCTACTATAATCAGCTTTCGGAGGTAAGAAATGAGCATACTTAGCGAGTTTATCCACCACTACCATGATGACACAAAATCCTTTAACAAGAGGCAAACATGTTATGAAGTCCATGGCTACATCTTTCCATACTTGGTGAGGTATAAGTAAGGGTTGCAGTAATCCTGAGGGTAATGTGTTACTGACTTTTGCTTGTTGACAGACCACACATTTCTGGACGAAATTCTTGAGAGTGTCTTGCATCTTTGGCCAATAGAACTAAGCCCTCAACCTTGCCATAGTTCTAGTGATCCTAGTATGACCACAATCACGGCGTGAAAAATACCACGAGTGCATCGTACACTCGAGATACAACAGAGTTGTCaccgatttttatttatttcaagaggaaagggaaaatatcgataaaactcaCGAAAGataggataagatggtcatcgcaaccaagaGCGGGTTCAGGAgttggttatgtaaggggaatgtattagcacccctcacatccatcATACTCGATGGTACCAATCTAGCCGGTTTGTAAAAGAATGTTAGTTTAAAAGTCCATTTATTAAAGAAAAGGAAAATCTCGttggtttttttattattgtgctcgccaagacatcacATCTCGgcgatgggaaagtcagagcattcGTAGTTCGGGGTAAAAAGAACCACAAAAATTTGTTGATCGATTTTAGCGAGAGATGCTCGATCGCTTTCAAGCAGAAACAATGCTACTTGACACATGGATAAGAGAatgtttgcatcactacaagaatgagtgacTTGATCATGGATTTATATTGATTTTGACCATCATCTCATTCGAGTGAAAAACactgatcttcacatgtggaagtatgttttGATCGTCGTGAAATAGACTAAGTCTCTCATTTGTGAAAAAGTTATAAATTGAAAATCCAAGTGGCAAAATGTTTGAATGAGTTGAAGTTGTTAAGTTTTGAAAAGAGTTGAAATATGCTTAAGTATTTTAGCATTTAATGAGAAAAAGAGATTTTTGAGATCACTTGACAAAGTCAGGGTTTATTGTGAAAAAGGTCTTaagatggaaaagaaaaggtTGATGGCGATGCACAAGGCGATCGACTCGTAAATTTTGGGTATGACTTGATGTATGGATCAAGAGTGCTTGGGTTTGGTTGATGGCGATGCACAAGGTGATCGACTTACAAGAAGTGGGTTAgggcttggtatatggaccaatAATGCAGGGgtttgaatttatttgatttggAAAAAGACTCGACGTTTGATCGAGTTTGTTTTTGTTCTTTGGAAAAAGGTTtattttagttgttttggttttttaCTAATTAACCAAAGCAAAATAAACATACATGGCAAACACCCATACCCCAACCGGAATCCTAAATCCTCATCCACTATTTTTGTATCAGTTACATTGAGAGATTACAAGGATAAGTGACAAAGTAAAATACAAATAAGGGAATGAGGTACATTGaaataataatgaataataaaaaagtgagaaaaataaaataaatgaatcataaaagaaataataagagAGAAGGGGATGTACTATCAATACATAAGGTGTGAaatagtataaataaataaatgagctTAAAACCcaagaaaaacaataaataaaaataaacaaaaagacaaaATGAACTACAAAATAGGGGTGCAACTAGGAAAATGCTCTAGGCCCAAAGGAGGGGTTCCACAAGGATCAGCTGAGCAATCAAGAGGGGTGTGGGAAGGTTTCTTCTTCCCCAATCCCACATTTGGGTACTAATTCCGTAAGCACCAAAAATGGAAGAAAAGCTtccaacaaaatagtaaaaatgtCATAAGGTTTTCATTTTTTTAGGGAATTGCGCAAATGAATATCAGGCAGCTTCAGCCAAACTGGGATTGTTCTTATCATATCTCTTTTAAAGTTGAAATCAGGATCCATTGTTTCAGAATCATGGGCATATTATGGATCGAGTAAGGTCCCCTCATTAGCACCATTTCTTTGTCTTTTCCTGATTGGAATTTCATCAGAAAGTAGCCTTCATCATGGTAGTATAGTTCTGGTAATTGAACAAAGTTCCAAAATCTTACCATGAATTATTTCACTGCATTCATGCTAAGTTCCTTGTCCAATACATACATGATAACATAATCTTCCCAAAATTTCACCCCTGATTCCACATCCGAAGGTTCAATTTCAACTTCTATTTCTCCAGTCACAAATTTCGATGCCTGATATTCAATTGCTAATCCATTTTCCAGGAGTCAATTTCCACTAATTATGTATACCCATAACTTTTTCTCCTTTGTACCTTCATTATCATTAAGATCTTCCTTCAATGGCTGTTCAACTAGGGTTTCATAATCCCATTCCTCGCCCATCTTATCAAAAACATTTTTATCACTCATTTATCCGTTGTCTATTTTTGTAAGTACTCCCATTAATTGCATGAACCACTGGTTGAACTAGCGGCGATGACACCTACAACTTTGGTCGTCCTCGCCCCATCCTTAGAACACAATCAAATCAGGATTTTTCCTcggtaatgtaacaccccattttctatccggtaattataataaaatcagagtgcggaaaattttaaataaaacacaaggcattacattttcaacttaaaaccACAAATAACCtgtatttcatttatctttgacACATAGCCTTCGACATCTACaaactttaaaattataattcatacataagTTTATTCAACCAAATCAAACTTCGACTTATAATTATTCATCAATTTTTATTCAGCTAAAAACAActtaaaacaacaataattacTCCTTATTATTCAACTTAGATTTCAACAgctataataataacaacaacagcaataaaacaacaaatacaatcataatcccaccccgagtgctacgtatcagagcaagaacccaactcgactaacaacaactaaagactttataaaatcacttcaaaacttccaccgccaTCCTTGAGTACCTGTctgtttcccatggtaggggaaacatcagcagaaggggtgagatatcgaaaattATAAACAAAGTATGATACTTAATATATTAGATAAGAATCATACAAATTCTACTTCACAACAATGATTATTCAACAACTAAGGACAACAACTTCATTCAGCTCAGTACAATAATAACAGAAGCTTATAACACAACTACAACTTATAACAACACaataacaacttataacaacacaacaacaagTTATACAACAGAAACAATGACAATCAACAATCAAGGTGATAATATTATCAACTTCAACATGCAACTCaaatgagactcaactatgcacatgcatgtggtaccattggagtatatataactcccaacttaaacatatgccaggttatcgaggcatttcaacaaggcataagccttcaacatggtgccattaaggccaacttagacaggtgccatcaaggccaacttaaacaatgcaatgtaTGCCATGCAACATCAACCACAACgacaaccagaacaacaacaacgaaaacaaCTTGAACATGCATCGGTTGCAGCAACTTAGATCAACACTAGTCATACGACCTACAACTTAAACATGTCCATAAATCAGAACAACCcaacttattcaacattggccataggcctacacaTCATTaacgtatcaacaacaactaATCACAATAATAAACAACAGCACCGTTCCATAATTCGGAACAATTCGACATATTCAGCTGTACCTGCAAGTCAGCGTTTCCAACATATTTTCAACAAAATATAACGACCACAGTTACTTACTAATATATACGAATTAACCCGACAAATCTCAAttaattccggacaactaaatcTACCGTTCGAATCTACTTAATCCGCTAATTCACACTGTTATATATACTGCTATTACTACTAGTAAATTTTACTAGTTCTATCAAATTTATAATCCTTCTGGTCCATCTATTCCTATTACACGCTGAATCCCTCTATCCTCAAAAGTCCACACCTGCTACCAATTATCTGTTCTGTATAATATGCCAGTTTCTACTACAATCATACTGCTACTGTTTTTAatgtattaattattattgacctgTACTGCTAAACCGTTCCCAACTACTAACTTATTGATATTACTACTACCAATTAAATCCCCCTTCTGTTACTTTATTATTAATGCACAAAAACAATTCTCTGCTAGCATATAATCTGCTAATCCTATCTCTGTATTATTCGTAACCATTGTAGTGATTACTATCAATTTATTCCACTGTATGATCCACTATATACTACTTCTATTATTGAAAATAATTCTACCTCTAAGTATTCACatgatatataataatatatgaaATACTATATAACTATAGGAAATGTCTGCCCCCATCTCTATGTACCAACaatttttctttacttttctcATGCAAGGCGAACGTCTATCTTCTTCTTTCTATTAATTCTCTATTACTTTCTAGCCTAGGCCATTACTTCAACATAGCAACGTTATGATTCCCAATTCTATCATGGTAACAGCATACAATCAATTAACAGGAAAACAACACAGTTTCAACAACGACAACATCAACAAATCAATTACATATTTTCTCGATACAAACCCAGCAAGTAACAGATATATCAATCACCACTAAAACACAAACATAGCAGAATTTATACAATCCCGATCCCACATGCTAACTATCATACTTCCGGTTATAAAatttgaaccccacccttaccttggattggagatcaCCTCTAATATCCGATTGAGTGCAAGCCTTTGCCTTTTCCCCGAAATCCACGATCAATTTTTCCGCTGCCAAAGCCTCCTTCCTCTTCGCCGGCAACTTCGTTTCACGATCTATTCTCCCAGAAGCCAAAACCTTCTTTTTCCACTGTGGTGAAAACCTCTTTTTCTGTAACTTCTACGTGCCTCCTCCCTTACACAAAAACCTGATTCCTCATTAAAATAAAtcttattttccttttctttattcCATTAatctaataataacaatattattattatatctaatgGGCTTAAACTTTACACCTCCAATTTGCTATTTAACACACAACCTCAAAATCCAACTTAATTAGACAatccaatataataatattattcttaatattatttctttgacTAACCGACTAAAATATGACTtcaacttaataatccaaatgcGCTTCTTAAAAAAATCACACTAACAAATCCAACTACTCCGATAAATTGTCAAACTTATTCTAAATCCAAtaattaaatccttcaataagttaattaactaattaattaaatttggggcgttacaggTAACCCTAACGCCTCTGTGACCCCTAACCTTAGAGCTAGGAATTTATGCCAACATAGGAAGAAGATTCGATCGAAAAAATTGCCGGTGAAGTCTTTCCAGAAATCGCTGCCAGTACTTAGAAATCGCCAGAGAAAACGAAAAACCCCTTcttgaattattttttaatagacgCATTTTCcctttaaatacaaataaaaaacttAGAATACAAATAATAAGCCcaacttgaaggatagaaaaacacttagaaaggggggggggggttgaataagtgtagctttaaaacttgtaagataaaaactatttgcacaatgatttttatcctggttcgttgtttactaaactactccagtccacccccttggagtgatttacctcacctgaggatttaatccactaatcacacttgattacaatggttttccacttagaaacactctaagtcttctagagtatcctgtgaaggatagaaaaacacttagaaagggggggtttgaataagtgtagtcttaaaaacttgaacgataaaaataaattgcacagttatttttatcctggttcgttgttaactaaactactccagtccacccccgcggagtgatttacctcacatgaggatttaatccactaatcgtaacagattacaatggttttccacttagcccacgactaagtcttctagagtatcctgatcacaacctgatcactctaggaacaaatgcttagacacaagctaagactttcttagagtatcctgaccaccacgtgatcactctaaatacaactgcttagacacaagctaagacttcctagagtattctgatcaacacttgatcactctagttacttacaaattaatgtaatcaattctaagagtattacaaatgcttctgaaaagctataatcacaacagtgatatttctcttaaagtttaagcttaatctcactaatatattacaacagcaatgtagtgagctttgatgaagatgaagtttctgagcttttaattgaacagcgtttcagcaagttaatattcacagaatttggttaagagttgttgttgtttcttgcttctcatcagaacttcatatttataggcgcttgagaagatgaccgttgggtgcatttaatgctttgcgtattccgtacaacattgcatttaatgtttcacgcttttgtcaactacctcgagccttgttcacgctgtgtctactgacgttgcctttaatagcttccgacgttccttttgtcagtcagcgtagcctgccacttgtactttcttctgatctgatgtttgagaatacaacgtttgaaaatcatcagagtcaaacagcttggtgcaaagcatcttcttgtcttctgaccttgaagtgcttctgagcgtgataccatcagaacttcagtgctactgcttctgatctcaagttcttctgatgcttccatagacccatgttctgattctgccttgaccatcttctgatgtcttgccagaccatgttctgatgttgcatgctgaaccttctgaga
The Vicia villosa cultivar HV-30 ecotype Madison, WI linkage group LG6, Vvil1.0, whole genome shotgun sequence genome window above contains:
- the LOC131612000 gene encoding protein LURP-one-related 15-like; translation: MALPTTIIGPQYCAPYPLDLAVVKKVLTISDGNFAVTDVNGNIVFKVKGSLLTLRDRRVLLDAAGYPIITLRRKIVTMHDSWEAYRGESTNAKNLIFTLKRSSLIQFKTKLDVFLASNTKKHVCDYKIKGSWLKRSCKVYAGESNNIVAKMHKKHTVKSILIGKDHFMVTVYPNVDYAFIVALIVILDEINADEEKV